The Sardina pilchardus chromosome 24, fSarPil1.1, whole genome shotgun sequence nucleotide sequence AAGCCTGGGAATATAGTAAACAAAGTAACGTAATTGGCTACCTCATCATGGtgtactggttggactgttcagtttccacACGTGTGATTAAGTTTCAAAGCGATACTTTTCCTCCTTAGGACAGACCCGTTTTGAATCTGGGAAAATACTTTCTCCATTTACATCAGGATTAAGCTAAGAACCTagcagtcaacttgaatgccaCAGTTTTGAACTGTTGTTTTGAAATGTGGGCAGCGTGCTAATAGTGTTAGCCGGATTTACAGTCTAACAGTCCTTGCTTGCAGGATAAGTGTGACAGTCCAAAACAGAGAGCATGTGCAAGTGTAACCAAGCAAAATGAAACATGACAGTCATGGGACTACATCTACAGAAAGCAGAAGAAGATAGAACCTGTTTTCAACTGGTTTCAGATAAGTATATAATAAAGATGATATACAGATCTAATTCTTTGTTAATCACCTTCAGCAGTATTCACAGAGGCAACATACCATGAGTGCTTTAAGCGAACATCTTGGAATTTGACAAATGAGCGAGTCTTACCTTGTGCACGGAGGGGTGTGGAATGGTGCCTCCCAGTAATTTTCCCATGAAAGATCCATAAACGCCCTCGCTCATGTAATACAGGAATTCCGGCTCATCGTTGGGGGTCAACTTCTCTGCGTCTGTGCAAAGACGaacattgtttatttttttaactgtAAAAATTGTGAAAGGGAATGGTAATGGCAACAAAAAGGCTATGGGTCTACAGGAGGGCTGAAATTATTACGCGAATAATTTGATTACAAAAAAGAATTGAGAAAAAATTCTCTGCCACGAGGCTTCGTTTTAATTCCTTTCGCTTGCGTTCTGTGGCCTGCTCAGCTCAGGTGTCATTGCTTCACACAAACTGTGATTACTGACGCGCACACCAAATTCAGAATGAAGTTGGCGCCATGACAAGAGCGCCAAGAAACCGGCTTGTGTCCTCTGAAAAGCAGAACCGGCGTaccacaactgcatgtcaatgATGGGTCAACATCTGAGCCAAAAGCATCCGGTTGTCAACATCAGCTCACCAAGCGTAACCGACACAAGTCCACATAAACATTGATGTTAGCTGATTTAATGTATTAGCTAGTAAGAACATAATGGTATTTGTAGCGGCTGTAGCCTAATGTCGTGAGTCGACATGTTGTTAAGTTGTAGATTAGTGACTAAGGCTAGTTTACAGAATGTGCTTATTAATGAATTGCACTTAGCGcaaaattcttttttttaccgATTACTCAGTTAATCGCTGAAATAATTGCTAGAATACTCGATTCCAAAAAGAATCAACAGCTGCAgttagtgctgccactaacgactaattttctaacgattaatctttcgactaatttttcgattagtcgactaatctaaacgttattttgttgtgtccattttatttttaactcaactgaagggccaaaacatgacatatagccatagatatagatatgctcatatcaatatcagcctacgtttgtagagttaataacagaattaataacattacaactgttagagacgggagaccaaaaataaatagggggtcaaaagcaaaacgattagtcgactaaaaaaattggcgtcgactaattttcataatcgattagttcgattatgtcgattaatcgcggcagcactagCTGCAGCCCTAGTCTACTGCTAACATTCCTCATCCCCAGTGGCTGTCTAATGGGTGGGAGACCACAGTAAGTGTAGGCTTCTGCACAAACCAAGCGTGTACACATTGGGCATAATTGTCCACTTCCATTCCACTTTTAGTGTGAATCTCAACATTACTCCCTAAAAATGACAATTTTGACAAGACGGTGGGCAGTACTCACCCCCAAGCTGGTTTTGGCGGTCTCTCGCCACCACTTGTTTGCCAATGACATTGACAGCCAGGGTGAAAGTGGAGGACACATAGAAGTTTCCAGGTTCAGCGAtgacacacactccagacatgGGTGGGAAATATGCCTCCAGCAGGGGTTTCATAGCAGCATGGACCTGGATTTGAGAATATGAAGAGTACAAACTGTGAAAGAACTGCTAAGACCTTTTTGGAACCCTTCCATGGCAAAGCCTGGAAGAAGGATATCGTGCTAAATCTTGGATAATGTATTATGTACCTGTTTCAGCTGGGTTTCAGAAGCACTGAAGCCACCACCCACATCTAGAATGTTCATGTCGAAGCCAAGCTCCTCCTGAAggacaataaaaataaaagtttaAGATTCAACTTCCAGGAGAGAATCTTTGGAACATTCAGCATGGAACTTCTGTTACACAGAGCATGGGAGAATATTGTTTAGATGTACACCTccaacacacattaacacacgccgctttaaagggatattccgccatttgtggaaatacgctcattttccaccttccctcgagcaaaacaatcgatatttaccttgctcccgttcatccagccattctgtgagtctggcgatacaacttttagcttcagcctagcatagatcattgaatcggattagaccattagcttctcgcctgctagcttcatgtttaaaagtgactaagatttctggtaattttcccatttaaaacgtgtctcctctcaagttagaaagtgcaataagaccaactgaaaatgaaacctggcgtttttctaggctgatttgacatggaactacactctcatctggcgtaataatcaaggcaacttgcagctactggcactactactgcttgttgtctatggggactattttcaaatgctgcgtacgatatcactgcgcctatggtacgtttgcaagttgccttgattattacgccagatgagagtgtagttccatgtcaaatcagcctagaaaaacgccaggtttcattttcagttggtcttattgcactttctaacttgagaggagacacgttttaaatgggaaaattaccagaaatcgtagtcacttttaaacatgaagctagcaggcaagaagctaatggtctaatccgattcagtgatctatgctaggctgaagctaaaagttgtatcgccagactcacagaatggctggatgaacgggaacaaggtaaatatcgattgttttgctcgaggggaggtggaaaatgagcgtatttccaaaaatggcggaatatccctttaagaaagaTTTTAGGTTCCATGAGCATGTAGACTCACCCCCATGTCAAACACGCAACGGGCATCCGACAGGGCATGGGTATAGGCCTGTTGATCCTGGCAAGAAGCTGGTACCTGAAATCTGTAAGAACAGAAAAGAGACAATTGTTTATTCATCAGTTATTACAGCATGATATAGCAGCAAAGAATTAGGAGTCTACATCTCAAAACGAGAAAAAGTGAGTTTAAATGTCCTGGTCGTAAACCCTCTCATAACCAGTCAGAGTAGTTTGACTTAGAAAGAGAGGCAACACCCTAATGCGACTTGTATACCTTGTTTCAAATGCATACCATATTAATTTCTCAGTGAAGTGCAAATGCCATGCACCCGCTGTGTCTTTCTTATCAAACAACATATAACATTCTGAAGTGCTCAAGCTGATGAGGAGAGGGAGTAAACCTTCTCCTAACAAACTACACGGCTGTGACTTACGTGACTCCGACCACCTGCACGCCGAGCTCTTTGGCCATTTCCAACAGGTGCCTACAGCTCTTCAAGGAGCAGCCAAAAGACATGCTGGCCTCTTCAGTGTGGGGCTTCGTGGAGACCTGCAGTAGCAGCCTGAAAACAAAGGACAACCACTGTTATAGAGCCATAACAACCAATTACAGCGCAGACTCCACATTTAGCTTTCAACATTTCAACTTTGAAATTTGGTCTGGTAAACAGACTTTCTGTAAGGTGTACCAGTCATAACTAACATCACGGAAATACTGAAGATATGATTTGCTTTTCAAATGCTTTCAACTAAGAGCTCATGTAGTGTCAAAAGACAAAACCAAAGGACTGTCCTACATTCGTGAACAATCCAGAAGGAACCTGTAAGATACGTACTTGGCACTGGGATGGGAGCGGGCAATCTTGCACAATTCAGTCTCGTTGTCACACACCAGGTAACTGATTCCATTCTTGGCGGCGTATTTCAGTTGAGCGAGTTGTTTGCATGCACCGGACAAGATGATGTTCTCAGGGGCGACGTCATGGTTCAACAC carries:
- the azin1b gene encoding antizyme inhibitor 1b, with the translated sequence MKGFTDEPNYTIELLAGGTTLEDVIDNHIYEQALAEKNAFVVADLGALMRRHVLWQNTMPQVRPFYPVRCNSSPAVIELLAALGVGFICTNKAEATLVLNHDVAPENIILSGACKQLAQLKYAAKNGISYLVCDNETELCKIARSHPSAKLLLQVSTKPHTEEASMSFGCSLKSCRHLLEMAKELGVQVVGVTFQVPASCQDQQAYTHALSDARCVFDMGEELGFDMNILDVGGGFSASETQLKQVHAAMKPLLEAYFPPMSGVCVIAEPGNFYVSSTFTLAVNVIGKQVVARDRQNQLGDAEKLTPNDEPEFLYYMSEGVYGSFMGKLLGGTIPHPSVHKTSMAPQDLLFCSSLWGPSCDELEQVVESCLLPELQVGDWLIFSNMGSLSYGEPTTLSDTDKPPVYYTIATADWYDMQEAGICLDSTMKNFSLV